A stretch of Helicobacter pylori oki112 DNA encodes these proteins:
- a CDS encoding hydrogenase 1 small subunit codes for MFYDEKKTYQKIEERLEIVSSFNAHNEHKNLQDEFKGAGISRRDLLKWAGMMSTTLALPASFAPLTLKAVEVANRLPVIWLHMAECTGCSESLLRSADPTIDSIIFDYINLEYHETIMVASGFQAEKSLHDAIEKHKNNYILMVEGGIPQGTEYFLTQGPNAETGAEECRKAAQYAAAIFAIGTCSSFGGVQAAYPNPSNAQPLHKIIDKPVINVPGCPPSEKNIVGNVLYYLMFGALPKLDAYNRPSWAYGNRIHDLCERRGHFDAGEFVEHFGDENAKRGFCLYKMGCKGPYTFNNCSKLRFNSHTSWPIGAGHGCIGCSEPNFWDTMSPFEEPLANRSIKTAFDGLGADKVADKVGTTLLSATAIGIVAHALLSKAIKNKE; via the coding sequence ATGTTCTACGATGAAAAAAAGACCTATCAAAAGATTGAAGAACGCCTTGAGATAGTCAGTTCGTTTAACGCTCACAACGAGCATAAAAACTTGCAAGACGAGTTTAAGGGGGCGGGCATTTCTAGGCGCGATTTATTGAAGTGGGCGGGCATGATGAGCACGACTCTAGCTTTGCCGGCTAGTTTTGCTCCCTTGACTTTAAAAGCGGTAGAAGTGGCTAACAGGTTGCCTGTGATTTGGTTGCACATGGCAGAATGCACCGGTTGCAGCGAGAGCTTGTTAAGGAGCGCAGACCCCACCATTGATAGCATTATCTTTGATTACATCAACCTAGAATACCATGAGACCATTATGGTAGCGAGCGGTTTTCAAGCCGAAAAAAGCTTGCATGACGCCATAGAAAAGCATAAAAACAATTACATTTTAATGGTAGAAGGGGGTATCCCCCAAGGCACAGAATACTTTCTCACTCAAGGCCCAAACGCTGAAACGGGGGCTGAAGAGTGCAGGAAAGCCGCCCAATACGCAGCCGCTATTTTTGCCATAGGCACATGCTCAAGTTTTGGGGGCGTGCAAGCGGCTTACCCTAACCCCTCTAACGCGCAACCCTTACACAAAATCATTGATAAACCCGTGATCAATGTTCCTGGTTGCCCGCCTAGTGAAAAAAATATCGTGGGCAACGTGCTTTATTACTTGATGTTTGGGGCTCTCCCTAAACTTGATGCGTATAACCGCCCCTCTTGGGCTTATGGGAACAGGATTCATGATTTGTGCGAAAGGAGAGGGCATTTTGATGCGGGCGAATTTGTGGAACATTTTGGCGATGAAAACGCTAAAAGGGGCTTTTGTTTGTATAAAATGGGCTGTAAAGGGCCTTACACTTTCAACAATTGCTCCAAACTCCGTTTCAATTCACACACTTCTTGGCCCATAGGTGCAGGGCATGGGTGCATAGGGTGTTCTGAGCCTAATTTTTGGGATACGATGAGTCCTTTTGAAGAGCCTTTAGCGAATCGTTCCATTAAAACCGCCTTTGACGGATTAGGGGCTGATAAAGTGGCCGATAAAGTCGGCACGACTTTACTCAGTGCAACCGCTATTGGCATTGTTGCGCATGCGCTCCTTTCTAAAGCGATCAAAAACAAAGAGTAA
- the hydD gene encoding hydrogenase biosynthesis protein HydD yields the protein MSQKILILGIGNILFGDEGIGVHLAHYLKRNFSFFPSVDIIDGGTMAQQLIPLITSYEKVLILDCVSAKGVEIGSVYAFDFKDAPKEITWAGSAHEVEMLHTLRLTEFLGDLPKTFIVGLVPFVIGSETTFKLSSEILNALETALKAIETQLNAWGVQMQRTDHIALECIAELSYKGF from the coding sequence ATGAGTCAAAAAATCCTAATTCTAGGCATTGGCAATATCCTTTTTGGCGATGAAGGCATTGGGGTGCATCTAGCCCACTATCTCAAAAGAAATTTTTCTTTTTTCCCTAGCGTGGATATTATAGATGGGGGGACTATGGCTCAGCAACTCATTCCTTTGATCACTTCGTATGAAAAGGTTTTGATTTTGGATTGCGTGAGCGCTAAAGGCGTTGAAATAGGATCGGTTTATGCTTTTGATTTTAAGGACGCCCCTAAAGAAATCACATGGGCTGGGAGCGCGCATGAAGTGGAAATGCTACACACTTTAAGGCTCACGGAGTTTTTAGGGGATTTGCCTAAAACTTTTATCGTGGGGCTTGTGCCTTTTGTGATAGGGAGCGAGACCACTTTCAAGCTTTCAAGCGAAATTTTAAACGCTTTAGAAACAGCCTTAAAAGCCATAGAAACCCAACTCAACGCATGGGGAGTTCAAATGCAACGCACCGATCATATCGCTTTAGAGTGTATCGCTGAACTCTCTTATAAGGGTTTTTGA
- the cybH gene encoding Ni/Fe-hydrogenase, b-type cytochrome subunit has protein sequence MDKMNKVVLHKEYSGFVRFFHWVRALSIFALIATGFYIAYPFLQPNSSFYKGVYLLQAYVRSFHVMFGFLLISALIFRTYLFFTKESLMERRSFSQLLSPKAWIDQMKAYFLISGKTHTKGAYNPIQLVAYSTLVVLIVLMSLSGVVLYYNVYHAGLGAFLGSAFKWFEALCGGLANVRFIHHLATWGIILFVPVHVYMVFFHSIRYESSGADSMINGYGYTKE, from the coding sequence ATGGATAAAATGAATAAGGTCGTTTTACACAAAGAATATTCCGGTTTTGTGCGCTTTTTCCATTGGGTTAGGGCTTTGAGTATTTTCGCTTTAATCGCTACAGGGTTTTACATCGCTTACCCTTTTTTGCAGCCTAATTCCAGCTTTTATAAAGGGGTGTATCTTTTACAAGCTTATGTGCGCTCTTTTCATGTCATGTTTGGGTTTTTGCTCATTAGTGCCTTAATCTTTAGAACCTATCTTTTTTTCACTAAAGAAAGCTTGATGGAACGCAGGAGTTTTAGCCAACTTTTAAGCCCAAAAGCCTGGATCGATCAGATGAAAGCGTATTTTCTTATCAGCGGAAAAACCCACACTAAAGGAGCGTATAACCCTATCCAACTCGTGGCTTATTCCACTTTGGTTGTTTTGATAGTGTTGATGAGTTTGAGCGGGGTGGTGCTGTATTATAATGTCTATCATGCGGGGCTTGGAGCGTTTTTAGGAAGCGCTTTTAAGTGGTTTGAAGCGCTTTGTGGGGGGTTAGCGAATGTTCGTTTCATCCACCACTTAGCGACTTGGGGGATTATTTTGTTTGTCCCTGTGCATGTTTATATGGTGTTTTTCCATTCTATCAGGTATGAAAGTTCGGGGGCGGATTCTATGATTAATGGCTATGGTTATACCAAAGAATGA
- a CDS encoding nickel-dependent hydrogenase large subunit, whose protein sequence is MSKKIVVDPITRIEGHLRIEVIVDDDNVITDAFSSSTLFRGLETIIKGRDPRDAGFIAQRICGVCTYSHYKAGITAVENALGITPPLNAQLVRSLMNMALLFHDHVVHFYTLHGLDWCDIMSALKADPFEAAKLSFKYSPYPINTGAGELKAVQKRLSDFAKGGSLGPFSNGYYGHKTYRLSPEQNLIVLSHYLKLLEIQREAAKMTAIFGAKQPHPQSLTVGGVTSVMDILDPTRLAEWKSKFEVVANFINHAYYPDLVMAGEMFANEPSVIKGCGLRNFIAYEEVLLGRDKYLLSSGVVLDGDISKLHPIDESLIKEEVTHSWYQYEDTKEVQLHPYDGQTNPHYTGLKDGESVGIENKIIPAKVLDTKNKYSWIKSPRYDSKPMEVGPLSSVVVGLAAKNPYVTEVATKFLKDTKLPLEALFSTLGRTAARCIEAKTIADNGLLAFDALVENLKSDQSTCAPYHIDKNQEYKGRYIGQVPRGMLSHWVRIKNGVVENYQAVVPSTWNAGPRDSKNQRGAYEMSLIGTKIADLTQPLEIIRTIHSFDPCIACSVHVMDFKGQSLNEFKVEPNFAKF, encoded by the coding sequence ATGTCAAAAAAAATCGTAGTCGATCCTATCACTAGGATTGAGGGGCATTTAAGGATTGAAGTGATCGTAGATGATGATAATGTGATCACTGATGCATTTTCTTCTTCTACGCTTTTTAGGGGGCTAGAGACGATCATTAAAGGCAGAGACCCACGAGATGCAGGCTTCATCGCTCAAAGGATTTGCGGGGTATGCACTTATTCGCATTATAAGGCTGGTATCACGGCGGTAGAAAACGCTCTAGGCATTACCCCCCCATTAAACGCGCAATTGGTGCGATCTTTGATGAACATGGCGTTGCTTTTTCACGATCATGTGGTGCATTTCTATACTTTGCATGGGCTTGATTGGTGCGATATTATGAGCGCTTTAAAAGCCGATCCTTTTGAAGCGGCAAAACTTTCTTTCAAATACAGCCCTTATCCCATTAATACCGGTGCCGGTGAATTAAAAGCGGTTCAAAAACGCTTGAGCGATTTCGCTAAAGGTGGATCTTTGGGGCCTTTCAGTAACGGCTATTACGGGCATAAAACCTATCGTTTAAGCCCAGAGCAAAATTTAATCGTCTTAAGCCACTATCTCAAGCTTTTAGAAATCCAAAGGGAAGCGGCGAAAATGACCGCTATTTTTGGGGCCAAACAGCCTCACCCACAAAGCCTAACGGTGGGGGGTGTTACGAGTGTTATGGATATATTGGATCCGACAAGATTGGCTGAATGGAAGAGCAAGTTTGAAGTGGTGGCCAATTTTATCAACCATGCTTACTACCCTGATTTGGTGATGGCGGGCGAAATGTTCGCTAACGAACCATCCGTTATTAAAGGCTGTGGCTTAAGGAATTTTATCGCTTATGAAGAAGTGTTGCTTGGGAGGGATAAATACCTTTTGAGTAGTGGGGTGGTGCTTGATGGGGATATTTCTAAACTGCACCCCATTGATGAGAGTTTGATTAAAGAAGAAGTTACGCATTCTTGGTATCAATACGAAGACACTAAAGAAGTGCAACTCCACCCTTATGACGGGCAAACGAATCCGCATTATACCGGTTTAAAAGACGGCGAGAGCGTGGGGATTGAAAATAAAATAATCCCTGCTAAAGTGCTTGACACTAAAAATAAATATTCTTGGATCAAATCGCCCAGATACGATAGTAAGCCCATGGAAGTAGGCCCTTTAAGTTCCGTAGTGGTAGGTTTAGCGGCGAAAAACCCTTATGTTACTGAAGTGGCTACTAAGTTTTTAAAAGACACTAAACTGCCTTTAGAGGCGTTGTTTTCAACGCTTGGACGCACAGCTGCAAGGTGTATTGAAGCTAAGACAATCGCTGATAATGGCCTTTTGGCGTTTGATGCGTTAGTGGAAAATCTAAAAAGCGATCAGAGCACTTGCGCTCCTTATCATATTGATAAAAATCAAGAATATAAAGGGCGCTACATTGGTCAAGTGCCAAGGGGCATGCTAAGCCATTGGGTGCGTATTAAAAACGGCGTGGTGGAAAATTATCAAGCGGTGGTGCCTTCTACTTGGAATGCGGGGCCTAGAGATTCTAAAAATCAAAGGGGGGCTTATGAAATGAGCTTGATTGGCACTAAAATCGCTGATTTAACCCAGCCTTTAGAAATCATTAGGACTATCCATTCTTTTGACCCATGCATTGCATGTTCTGTGCATGTGATGGATTTTAAAGGGCAGTCTTTAAACGAGTTTAAAGTAGAGCCTAATTTCGCTAAATTCTAA